From the genome of Mesorhizobium japonicum MAFF 303099, one region includes:
- a CDS encoding type II and III secretion system protein family protein: MQGFWVRMAAVALSCFATLPTWSLVADAADRFIDVSNPSVHRVFLPMSQSVTIAVNATLGDIVVGDEKIADAQPMTDRTLYVIGKGAGTTTVNLFSPEKRSLGVIQIEVGVDVSDMAQAIRQVAPRSRIEVASVNGRVRLGGHVKDGVTMAAILEVAKQYGPDDIINSVTIDDSQQVNLEVRILEAKRNAGRDLGVSIRSNNSRSTTIVGTGIAAVDKDNVVLGTGGFLSDLLSTSTPFGALLTRVIDNNIKVDLYIEALEAKGAVRTLANPNLTTLSGEQASFNAGGEVPIRTLDKNGEISIVYKQFGVNLLFTPVVLDDGKIHMNLAPEVSDLNGFTTAGDPIFTNRKLSTVVELRDGQSFAVGGLLSSRTTKLQNQVPWLGQVPVIGTLFRNSSNQKEETELVVIVTPHIVRPVKPGEQLATPFDKTRPANDPEFFVLGQLEVNKDMIRRYETGDGVTGPYGHMLNFKSKDKMLYVKK, encoded by the coding sequence ATGCAGGGGTTTTGGGTGAGGATGGCTGCGGTCGCGCTGTCCTGTTTCGCGACGCTACCAACGTGGAGTCTCGTGGCCGATGCCGCAGACCGCTTCATCGATGTGTCGAACCCCAGCGTTCATCGCGTTTTCCTGCCGATGTCGCAGTCGGTGACGATCGCGGTGAACGCCACCCTTGGCGATATCGTCGTCGGTGACGAAAAAATCGCCGACGCGCAGCCGATGACCGACCGCACGCTCTATGTCATCGGCAAGGGTGCCGGCACCACCACGGTCAATCTGTTCTCACCTGAAAAGCGCTCGCTCGGCGTCATCCAGATTGAGGTCGGCGTCGACGTCAGCGACATGGCGCAGGCGATCCGCCAGGTGGCGCCAAGGTCGCGCATCGAAGTCGCCTCGGTCAATGGCAGGGTCAGGCTTGGCGGTCATGTCAAGGACGGCGTCACGATGGCGGCCATCCTGGAAGTGGCCAAGCAATACGGTCCCGACGACATCATCAATTCCGTCACGATCGACGACAGCCAGCAAGTCAATCTCGAAGTCCGCATTCTCGAAGCCAAGCGCAACGCTGGCCGCGATCTCGGCGTGTCGATCAGGAGCAACAACAGCAGGAGCACGACCATCGTCGGAACCGGGATTGCCGCCGTCGACAAGGACAACGTGGTGCTCGGCACCGGCGGTTTTCTCAGCGACCTCCTGTCCACCTCGACTCCCTTCGGCGCGCTGCTCACCCGCGTCATAGACAACAATATCAAGGTCGATCTGTACATCGAGGCGCTCGAGGCCAAGGGCGCGGTGCGCACGCTTGCCAATCCCAATCTCACCACGCTCTCCGGCGAGCAGGCAAGCTTCAACGCCGGTGGTGAAGTTCCTATCCGAACTCTCGACAAGAACGGCGAGATCAGCATTGTCTACAAGCAATTCGGCGTCAATCTTCTGTTCACGCCGGTCGTACTCGACGACGGCAAGATCCATATGAACCTGGCGCCGGAAGTCAGCGACCTGAACGGCTTCACCACCGCCGGCGACCCGATTTTCACCAACCGCAAACTGTCCACCGTCGTCGAATTGCGCGACGGCCAGAGCTTCGCGGTCGGCGGGCTCCTGTCCAGCAGGACCACCAAGTTGCAGAACCAGGTGCCATGGCTCGGCCAGGTGCCGGTGATCGGGACGCTGTTCCGCAATTCGAGCAACCAGAAGGAAGAGACGGAACTGGTCGTCATCGTCACGCCGCACATCGTGCGGCCGGTGAAGCCTGGCGAGCAGCTGGCGACACCCTTCGACAAGACACGGCCCGCCAATGACCCGGAATTCTTCGTGCTCGGTCAGCTCGAGGTGAACAAGGACATGATCCGGAGATATGAAACGGGCGACGGCGTCACCGGCCCCTATGGCCACATGTTGAACTTTAAATCGAAGGACAAGATGCTCTATGTCAAGAAATAG
- the cpaB gene encoding Flp pilus assembly protein CpaB gives MRANTVIMIVLAGVFGVLAVVLANIWLANQRSAIAQTNDIQRDTVVVAAVALKFGDTLSADKLREVAWPAGAVPAGAFKTTEELLTKDVLPGAAPKQALQAIGVNEPVLATKITGPGQRATLSAVLGEGMKAVSIRVNDVLGVAGFVFPGDRVDVLLTRTVRSDDGADQSFVDVLLQGMRVLAVDQVADESKDSPTVVKSVTLEASTKDAQKLTLAAGAGQLSLALRQAAASKGETTERVTLSDLTGEMPADVAKKQAELAKQAAADAAAAADRQRAEDAQKRADEKIAGLAQAVERVGSKLDELGKVKPAPAVASAPEVREVVKYVTPEPPSRATVGVFRGVKLETYDVPRQP, from the coding sequence ATGCGCGCAAATACCGTCATCATGATCGTCCTCGCCGGCGTGTTCGGCGTGCTTGCAGTGGTGCTCGCCAACATCTGGCTGGCCAATCAGCGCAGCGCGATTGCGCAGACGAATGATATCCAGCGCGATACGGTCGTGGTGGCCGCGGTGGCGCTGAAGTTCGGCGACACGCTGTCCGCCGACAAGTTGCGCGAAGTCGCATGGCCGGCGGGCGCGGTTCCGGCCGGTGCCTTCAAGACAACGGAAGAACTCCTGACGAAAGACGTCCTCCCTGGCGCAGCCCCCAAGCAGGCATTGCAGGCGATCGGCGTCAATGAACCGGTACTCGCCACCAAGATCACCGGCCCGGGCCAGCGCGCCACGCTTTCGGCGGTGCTCGGCGAAGGCATGAAGGCCGTGTCCATCCGCGTCAACGACGTGCTTGGCGTCGCCGGCTTCGTCTTCCCGGGAGACCGGGTGGACGTGCTGCTGACGCGGACCGTGCGAAGCGACGATGGCGCGGATCAAAGTTTTGTCGACGTGCTGCTGCAAGGCATGAGGGTGCTCGCGGTCGACCAGGTGGCCGACGAAAGCAAGGACAGCCCGACCGTCGTCAAATCGGTGACGCTCGAGGCCAGCACCAAGGACGCGCAGAAGCTGACCCTGGCGGCAGGCGCCGGCCAATTGTCGCTGGCGCTTCGCCAGGCCGCCGCCAGCAAGGGCGAAACGACGGAGCGGGTGACGCTTTCCGACCTGACCGGCGAAATGCCGGCCGACGTCGCCAAAAAGCAAGCCGAACTCGCCAAGCAGGCTGCGGCCGATGCTGCTGCCGCGGCCGATCGTCAGCGCGCGGAAGATGCGCAGAAGCGCGCCGACGAGAAGATCGCAGGATTGGCACAGGCCGTGGAGCGAGTGGGTAGCAAGCTCGACGAGTTGGGCAAGGTCAAGCCGGCTCCGGCGGTGGCCTCCGCGCCGGAAGTGCGGGAAGTCGTCAAATATGTCACACCCGAGCCGCCGTCGCGTGCCACCGTGGGCGTTTTTCGAGGGGTGAAGCTCGAGACATATGACGTGCCGCGACAGCCATGA
- a CDS encoding Flp family type IVb pilin produces MSKFMTMARQFRDDENGAAMVEYTVLLGIITVAVIATVILVGTWVSGQWTTLNSTLTTATAA; encoded by the coding sequence ATGAGTAAGTTCATGACTATGGCCAGGCAGTTCCGCGATGATGAGAACGGCGCTGCCATGGTCGAATATACAGTCTTGCTCGGCATCATCACGGTAGCCGTAATAGCGACCGTTATTTTGGTCGGCACATGGGTGAGCGGGCAGTGGACGACACTTAACTCGACACTTACTACCGCTACTGCCGCTTAG
- a CDS encoding Flp family type IVb pilin, with product MKKLMTMTRQFRDDENGAAMVEYTVLLGIITVAVIATVVLVGTWVSGRWTALNSALTTATA from the coding sequence ATGAAGAAGCTCATGACGATGACCCGGCAGTTCCGCGATGACGAAAACGGCGCTGCCATGGTCGAATATACGGTGCTGCTAGGCATCATCACGGTTGCGGTCATCGCCACGGTGGTGCTGGTCGGCACCTGGGTCAGCGGCAGATGGACGGCGCTGAATTCCGCCCTTACGACTGCTACGGCGTAG
- a CDS encoding CpaF family protein, with product MLGRFIKGGETRIEPRVESIAVVPVANGASPVADLEPHGDEFLALKVDLHRHLIDRFNLASLETASKDEILNEIRPIVREFVRGRNVPLNARELDQLTSDTADEMLGLGPIEPLLKDDSIADILINTHKRVFIERYGVIEETAIRFRDEAHLLRVINKIVSAIGRRVDESVPMVDARLADGSRVNIAVRPISVDGPLVSIRKFSKNPYSLERLMAFNSIRQPMVDLLRIAVQSRKSILVSGGTGSGKTTLLNALSSYIPSRERLITIEDAAELQLQQPHVGRLETRPPNVEGKGEVRQRELLKNALRMRPDRIIVGEVRGEEAFDMLQAMNTGHEGSMTTIHANTPRDAISRLEQMVGMAGMPMTNDSIRAQIASAIDIIVQTQRLSDGGRRVTSISELTGMEGNVVQLQEIYHFVRRDVRADGTIVGEFRATGVRPRFATEAAAMGYHFAKDAFNPQVPL from the coding sequence ATGCTGGGGCGGTTCATCAAGGGTGGCGAGACGCGGATCGAGCCAAGAGTGGAGTCGATAGCGGTTGTCCCCGTTGCCAATGGGGCCTCGCCTGTCGCCGATCTCGAACCGCATGGCGACGAGTTCCTGGCGCTGAAAGTCGATCTGCATCGACATCTCATTGATCGCTTCAACCTCGCGTCGCTCGAAACTGCGTCGAAGGACGAGATCCTGAACGAAATCCGTCCGATCGTGCGCGAATTCGTGCGCGGTCGCAACGTTCCGCTGAACGCGCGCGAACTCGATCAGCTGACCAGCGACACGGCAGACGAAATGCTAGGCCTGGGGCCGATCGAGCCATTGCTGAAGGACGATTCGATTGCAGACATTCTGATCAATACCCACAAGCGTGTCTTCATCGAGCGATATGGCGTGATCGAGGAAACCGCGATCCGCTTCCGCGACGAGGCCCATCTCCTGCGCGTCATCAACAAGATCGTCTCGGCGATAGGCCGGCGTGTCGACGAATCGGTACCGATGGTCGATGCCCGGCTAGCAGACGGCTCACGCGTTAACATCGCGGTGCGGCCGATCTCAGTGGACGGTCCGCTGGTCTCCATCCGTAAATTTTCCAAGAACCCTTATTCTCTCGAACGTCTGATGGCGTTCAACTCGATCCGACAGCCGATGGTCGATCTGCTTCGCATCGCGGTACAGTCGCGCAAGTCGATCCTGGTTTCCGGCGGCACCGGCAGCGGCAAGACGACCTTGCTCAACGCGTTGTCCAGCTACATCCCGTCGAGGGAACGCCTGATCACCATCGAGGATGCGGCGGAACTGCAACTGCAGCAACCGCATGTCGGACGGCTGGAGACGCGCCCGCCCAATGTCGAGGGCAAAGGCGAGGTTCGCCAGCGCGAACTGCTCAAGAACGCACTGCGCATGCGACCGGACCGCATCATCGTCGGCGAGGTGCGCGGCGAGGAGGCCTTCGATATGCTGCAGGCCATGAACACCGGCCATGAAGGCTCGATGACAACCATCCACGCCAACACGCCCCGCGATGCGATCTCGCGGCTCGAGCAGATGGTCGGCATGGCCGGCATGCCGATGACCAACGATTCCATTCGCGCGCAGATCGCCTCGGCCATCGATATCATCGTACAGACACAACGGCTCTCGGACGGCGGCAGGCGCGTCACTTCCATATCGGAACTGACCGGCATGGAAGGCAACGTTGTCCAGCTTCAGGAAATCTATCACTTCGTTCGCCGCGATGTCCGCGCCGATGGCACGATTGTCGGCGAATTTCGCGCCACCGGTGTACGGCCGCGTTTTGCCACTGAAGCCGCGGCAATGGGGTATCATTTCGCAAAAGATGCGTTCAATCCGCAGGTTCCACTTTGA
- a CDS encoding type II secretion system F family protein: MPTGQTLLYFIYVLAAASVILAAESFFLSIAGRRARAGIINRRLQRLGEEKPAEQSLQGLLQERGLTASGDFIFGAITLNRLYTQSGITGNPLAFLAVFLLAGLVLALLLPLLLHFSIIVAVIVFLIVGFVLPILVLRSARDKRIKKFAVQLPDALDMIVRSLRAGHPTTVAIALVAREMPDPLGTEFGIVSDEISFGLSLEQAVRKLSERVGFEGLHLLSVSLSIQAKTGGNLTEILSNLSSVLRERRKLRMKIRALSAEGRMSAWIISLFPLLMLGVLSIAAPSFYGDVWGNPIVVPVFVIFGSWALLGDFIMYRMVNFDF; the protein is encoded by the coding sequence ATGCCGACCGGTCAGACCCTCCTCTACTTCATCTATGTGCTGGCGGCGGCATCCGTTATTCTCGCCGCCGAATCCTTCTTTCTCTCAATCGCCGGACGGCGAGCGCGGGCAGGCATCATAAATCGACGCTTGCAGCGCCTGGGAGAAGAGAAGCCGGCCGAGCAGAGTCTGCAGGGACTGCTGCAGGAACGCGGATTGACGGCATCGGGGGACTTCATTTTCGGCGCAATCACCCTCAACCGGCTCTATACGCAATCCGGCATCACCGGCAATCCACTGGCGTTCCTTGCTGTATTCCTGCTCGCCGGCCTCGTTTTGGCGCTCCTTTTGCCGTTGCTTCTGCACTTTTCCATCATTGTCGCCGTCATTGTCTTCCTGATTGTGGGATTTGTTCTACCGATTCTCGTTTTACGAAGCGCCCGGGACAAACGAATCAAGAAATTTGCGGTCCAGCTTCCCGATGCACTCGATATGATCGTGCGCTCTCTGCGCGCCGGTCACCCAACGACCGTCGCGATCGCGCTGGTTGCTCGTGAAATGCCCGATCCGCTCGGCACTGAATTCGGCATCGTTTCCGACGAAATAAGTTTCGGCCTCAGTCTGGAGCAGGCTGTTCGAAAATTGTCCGAGCGGGTCGGCTTCGAGGGTCTGCATCTGCTGTCGGTTTCGCTCTCCATCCAGGCCAAGACCGGCGGTAATCTCACCGAGATACTGTCGAACCTGTCGTCGGTGTTGCGTGAACGCCGGAAATTGCGGATGAAGATCAGGGCGCTGTCGGCCGAGGGTCGCATGTCGGCCTGGATAATCTCGCTGTTTCCACTTCTGATGCTTGGCGTTCTGTCGATCGCCGCTCCAAGCTTTTACGGTGACGTCTGGGGTAACCCTATCGTTGTACCGGTGTTTGTGATCTTTGGATCTTGGGCACTGTTGGGCGACTTCATAATGTACCGAATGGTCAACTTCGATTTCTAG
- a CDS encoding type II secretion system F family protein — protein sequence MFTNLGNSATLLSLAIFLAAVALFLLAAFVLIPVFQTRKLVTQTLLAEGITNRRSLHAQQELNRISAQRPVDAYFRGLEKERGEPNALEAKLFRAGFYQTSAPVIYTLSRLGAVCIGFLACYAVLSRVLPPQLPGFVAFAGSALIGLGCLVIPSIALDRFESRQKQVYRRGFPDFMDMMITCADAGMSLEAAVERVGAELAGTHKWLGIQLSIVTLQLRAGKPLREALRELADRIGLDEARALAVLFRQSEELGTSLTDALRIYSDEMRTQRIMNAEERANALPVKMMIPLGLCIFPVVMMVVMLPVLIRMKGIFF from the coding sequence GTGTTTACCAATCTAGGGAATTCAGCCACGCTGTTGTCGCTCGCTATCTTCCTAGCGGCAGTGGCGCTTTTTTTGCTGGCCGCCTTTGTCCTCATCCCGGTTTTCCAGACAAGGAAGCTGGTCACACAAACCCTTTTGGCCGAGGGGATCACCAATCGCCGCTCGCTCCATGCCCAGCAGGAGCTCAACAGGATTTCCGCGCAGCGGCCGGTCGATGCCTATTTCCGCGGCCTGGAAAAGGAACGCGGCGAGCCTAATGCCCTGGAAGCGAAACTGTTCCGGGCGGGGTTCTATCAAACAAGCGCACCGGTAATTTACACGCTCTCTCGCCTCGGCGCCGTCTGTATCGGCTTCCTGGCCTGTTACGCGGTTCTATCGCGGGTGTTGCCGCCGCAATTGCCGGGGTTCGTGGCGTTTGCAGGCTCAGCCTTGATCGGGCTTGGTTGCCTTGTCATTCCCAGCATTGCTCTGGACCGCTTCGAGAGCCGGCAAAAGCAGGTCTATCGGCGTGGCTTTCCCGATTTTATGGACATGATGATCACCTGTGCTGACGCAGGGATGAGCCTCGAGGCGGCCGTGGAGCGCGTCGGCGCCGAATTGGCCGGCACCCACAAATGGCTGGGCATTCAGCTGTCGATCGTGACCCTGCAGTTGCGTGCAGGCAAACCGTTGCGCGAGGCACTGCGCGAGCTTGCCGACCGGATCGGGCTTGACGAGGCGCGCGCCCTGGCCGTTCTGTTTCGCCAATCGGAAGAGCTGGGCACCAGTCTTACAGACGCCCTGCGCATTTACAGCGACGAAATGCGCACCCAGAGAATCATGAACGCCGAGGAACGTGCCAACGCGCTGCCGGTCAAGATGATGATCCCGCTGGGACTCTGCATCTTTCCGGTCGTGATGATGGTCGTCATGCTGCCTGTGCTCATCCGCATGAAGGGCATTTTCTTCTAA
- a CDS encoding tetratricopeptide repeat protein: MTRPMRLAAVAAACLTMALAGCQTNGAGSTDGVVRTNEPSKGDVTSFGDAFDGLKTVSDVEYYASDQAVAEATNQFRAENYGNAGALFFKATQLAPNDGGAWMGLAASCDRIRRFDLADRAYGKAFKLVGASAEYYNNVGYSYLLRGKLQDARTSFLKAYELAPNDPTVANNLKLLSSSVQNIER; this comes from the coding sequence ATGACAAGGCCAATGCGCCTCGCAGCCGTAGCCGCAGCCTGTCTGACGATGGCGCTTGCCGGTTGCCAAACGAATGGTGCGGGTAGCACCGATGGTGTCGTGCGCACAAACGAGCCGTCGAAAGGCGACGTCACGTCGTTTGGCGATGCCTTCGATGGACTGAAAACGGTCAGCGACGTTGAGTATTACGCCTCGGACCAGGCCGTGGCCGAAGCCACGAACCAGTTCCGCGCCGAAAATTACGGCAATGCCGGTGCCTTGTTCTTCAAGGCGACGCAGCTGGCCCCCAATGACGGTGGCGCCTGGATGGGGCTGGCCGCCTCGTGCGATCGCATCCGCCGCTTCGACCTCGCCGACCGGGCCTATGGCAAGGCTTTCAAGCTGGTTGGCGCATCAGCCGAATACTACAACAATGTCGGTTATTCCTACCTGCTGCGCGGCAAGCTGCAGGACGCCCGCACGAGTTTCCTGAAGGCCTATGAGCTGGCGCCCAACGATCCGACGGTAGCCAACAATCTGAAGCTGCTGTCGTCGAGCGTGCAGAACATCGAGCGCTAG
- a CDS encoding prepilin peptidase has product MLLVEVLLLKALAIPLLARIAWLDFTTQKIANRDALLLLCLGAGSLLLLSLQSGSWWDMGLSAIAALVLFVGLFPFWVLRKVGAGDVKLMAVVPFLVGGNDLVGFSILLLLFALATAVVVKNPFLLPQGAFRVYVQHLDRKGVVPFGVPISVASICMIALQVGYGFMVPGSLSISM; this is encoded by the coding sequence ATGTTGCTCGTCGAAGTGCTGCTGCTGAAGGCGCTCGCCATACCCCTGCTCGCAAGGATTGCGTGGCTGGACTTCACGACCCAGAAGATAGCCAATCGCGACGCTCTGCTGCTGCTCTGCCTGGGGGCGGGATCGCTGCTGCTTTTGTCGCTTCAGTCCGGATCGTGGTGGGACATGGGGCTGAGCGCCATCGCCGCCCTTGTGTTGTTCGTGGGGCTCTTTCCGTTCTGGGTTCTGCGAAAGGTCGGCGCAGGCGATGTCAAGCTGATGGCAGTCGTGCCGTTTCTGGTCGGCGGAAATGATCTGGTCGGGTTTTCCATCTTGCTGCTGCTGTTCGCCCTGGCAACGGCCGTGGTTGTGAAGAATCCATTCTTGCTTCCACAAGGCGCCTTCCGCGTCTACGTGCAACACCTTGATCGCAAAGGTGTCGTCCCGTTTGGCGTGCCTATCTCTGTGGCGTCGATTTGCATGATCGCCTTGCAGGTCGGATACGGCTTTATGGTTCCCGGCTCTCTATCGATATCGATGTGA
- a CDS encoding sterol desaturase family protein: protein MEPMDLFGLKSLLICALIFVPLEHMLALRTQQKIFRKGIGTDVIYAVVNGAFLKICIILMAAAAMGVSASLVPEKVTMTVSGQATWLQVVEIIIVADLGVYASHRAFHAIPALWRFHAIHHGIEELDWMVSFRAHPVDQIITKAVSLLPVFFLGFSSEAITVYFIIATGHALFLHSNVRVNFGPLKWVIASPQFHHWHHADQRDAYDKNFASHLAVIDALFGTFHIPGSRMPEKYGVDEPIPTDYIGQHGYPFVRGTQQGRNTGDAVVKPTPEEVARR, encoded by the coding sequence ATGGAGCCGATGGACCTCTTTGGTCTGAAATCGCTGCTCATTTGCGCCCTGATCTTCGTACCGCTGGAGCACATGCTCGCCCTGCGGACGCAACAAAAGATATTCCGCAAGGGCATCGGCACCGATGTGATCTACGCCGTCGTCAATGGTGCGTTCCTCAAGATTTGCATTATCCTGATGGCGGCAGCGGCTATGGGTGTCTCGGCGTCTTTGGTACCTGAGAAGGTAACGATGACAGTGAGCGGTCAGGCGACTTGGCTCCAGGTCGTAGAGATCATCATCGTGGCCGATCTCGGCGTCTATGCCTCCCACCGGGCGTTCCATGCAATCCCGGCGCTCTGGAGATTCCACGCCATCCATCATGGCATCGAGGAATTGGACTGGATGGTTTCTTTCCGGGCGCATCCGGTGGACCAGATCATCACCAAGGCTGTCTCGCTTCTGCCTGTATTCTTTCTGGGTTTTTCGTCAGAGGCCATAACGGTATACTTCATCATCGCTACCGGGCATGCGCTGTTTCTGCACTCCAACGTCAGGGTGAACTTCGGGCCGCTCAAATGGGTGATCGCAAGCCCTCAATTCCACCATTGGCATCACGCCGATCAACGCGACGCCTATGACAAGAACTTCGCCAGTCACTTGGCCGTCATCGACGCGCTGTTCGGGACGTTTCATATTCCAGGCTCCAGAATGCCCGAGAAATATGGAGTCGATGAGCCGATCCCGACGGATTATATCGGCCAGCACGGCTACCCGTTCGTGCGCGGCACTCAACAGGGCCGGAATACAGGGGATGCCGTCGTCAAGCCGACGCCCGAAGAAGTAGCGCGCAGGTAG
- a CDS encoding methyltransferase family protein has product MLNEDFLGRIAIVCIMTVLAVLSAIPLFAYFHQNASVSSLAVVNQVLATVISALQVFLTVGRLPPKGTAQGIEPRVTSVAGTFLIIVAMFVTPALESEAAQMVALCLIFIGMAGSVFCLYWLGRSFSIMATARQLVTSGPYSIVRHPLYICEATFVLGMILSHLSVLMVVLGAVQFLVQYRRARNEEGILRQTFPEYEGYARRVPMLLPRFFRAGAAVSRRS; this is encoded by the coding sequence ATGTTGAATGAAGACTTTCTCGGCCGTATCGCGATCGTCTGCATCATGACGGTTCTGGCGGTTCTCAGCGCGATTCCTCTGTTCGCCTATTTCCATCAGAACGCATCGGTAAGTTCGCTGGCCGTCGTCAACCAGGTCTTGGCGACCGTTATATCCGCCCTGCAGGTTTTCCTGACGGTCGGCCGTCTCCCGCCAAAAGGAACCGCGCAGGGAATCGAACCAAGGGTCACTTCTGTCGCCGGAACTTTCCTGATCATCGTTGCAATGTTTGTGACCCCAGCACTGGAAAGCGAGGCAGCGCAAATGGTGGCGCTGTGCTTGATTTTCATCGGCATGGCGGGCTCCGTGTTTTGCCTGTACTGGCTCGGCCGCTCTTTCTCCATCATGGCTACGGCCCGGCAGTTGGTTACCTCTGGCCCATATTCCATTGTTCGCCATCCGCTTTACATCTGCGAGGCGACATTCGTTCTCGGAATGATCCTTTCGCACTTGTCGGTGTTGATGGTGGTGTTAGGCGCGGTCCAATTTCTCGTACAGTATCGACGTGCACGGAACGAGGAAGGCATCCTTCGACAGACATTCCCTGAATATGAAGGATACGCTCGGCGCGTCCCAATGCTTCTGCCGCGGTTCTTTCGTGCAGGGGCAGCGGTTTCCAGACGGTCATAG
- a CDS encoding phosphatase PAP2 family protein has protein sequence MLAYEALAVRRYAQIIGLSICAFVLADFLCLSVSNVTIDAYNGVELIIACSIAGAYWVAGKFAALMATRSQSRPSRVWKGAGATFENIAIFMAVFIPMSIASCLFMYLAASTTRPRLDWLLVAGDKTLGFDWPSALGYANSHPKIAAVLVFCYEALTYQLPVVVLWHAVTNQRLRLLEFVAILFASSVLTAIIMAAVPVDGPYLYFRPAPSLFDHFTNAGLSHAATVDALRSGAPFDFLISKTVGITCFPSFHTTLGIIITYAMRRTPLLIPIAVVNAVMIVSTVPEGGHYLVDVIGGGVVAVTAIVGVTFFASANQQDLAQRMAARS, from the coding sequence ATGCTGGCTTACGAAGCTCTGGCGGTACGCCGATATGCCCAAATTATCGGCCTGTCGATCTGCGCGTTTGTTCTGGCCGATTTTCTCTGCCTATCAGTCAGCAACGTCACGATCGATGCCTACAACGGTGTCGAACTGATCATCGCTTGTTCAATCGCCGGCGCTTATTGGGTTGCCGGAAAATTTGCTGCCCTGATGGCAACCCGAAGCCAGTCTCGACCTTCCCGAGTATGGAAGGGTGCCGGGGCTACCTTCGAAAACATCGCCATCTTCATGGCGGTATTCATCCCGATGTCGATTGCCAGCTGCCTGTTCATGTATCTTGCCGCATCGACAACCAGACCTCGGCTCGACTGGCTGCTCGTCGCCGGAGACAAGACACTTGGCTTCGACTGGCCCTCGGCGCTCGGCTACGCCAATTCCCACCCGAAGATCGCAGCAGTTCTGGTGTTCTGCTACGAGGCACTCACCTATCAGTTGCCGGTGGTGGTGCTCTGGCATGCTGTCACAAATCAGCGGCTCCGGCTGCTTGAGTTCGTCGCGATCCTGTTTGCATCGTCGGTGTTGACCGCGATCATCATGGCCGCCGTCCCGGTCGACGGCCCCTACCTCTATTTCCGCCCGGCGCCTTCCCTATTCGACCACTTCACGAATGCCGGCCTGTCCCATGCTGCGACAGTCGATGCGCTGCGTTCCGGGGCGCCTTTCGACTTCCTGATCTCCAAGACGGTTGGGATCACGTGCTTTCCCTCATTCCACACTACTCTCGGGATCATCATCACCTATGCCATGCGAAGGACGCCCTTGCTGATCCCGATTGCCGTGGTTAATGCGGTTATGATTGTGTCGACGGTGCCGGAAGGCGGCCACTACCTAGTCGATGTCATCGGTGGAGGTGTCGTGGCGGTCACAGCCATCGTCGGCGTCACCTTCTTCGCTAGCGCAAATCAACAAGACTTGGCTCAGAGAATGGCGGCCAGAAGCTGA